In Desulfomonilaceae bacterium, a single genomic region encodes these proteins:
- a CDS encoding PRC-barrel domain-containing protein, producing the protein MMEIKVPMRVSELLKTTVENRNKEKLGTIHDFMVGADGRLKYAILSHGGFLGIGDVLIPIPFDA; encoded by the coding sequence ATGATGGAAATTAAAGTACCTATGAGAGTGAGTGAGCTACTGAAAACTACCGTGGAGAATCGTAACAAGGAAAAACTCGGCACGATACACGATTTCATGGTGGGAGCGGATGGGCGTCTAAAATACGCCATCCTGTCTCACGGAGGTTTCCTGGGAATAGGTGACGTGTTGATTCCGATTCCATTTGACGC
- a CDS encoding sigma 54-interacting transcriptional regulator produces the protein MDEEHKMDEDLTAELQELRGRLKEAEDTLDAISSGTIDAMVISGPDGPNVYTLTGADAVYRTFFEQMAEGALTVNARGTILSCNQRFSMILGLPIEEILGNTFQGFVDFEDIAPFETALTKSIKDKCRKEITLNCQLNKVFQLSLVALAPLSSSVDELVCVVVTDITERKRAEVALRLSEERFRALFDGAQDMIFMMDSHRKYTKVNPATAKVLGLDVSEIIGHKPEEVYGEEIGKQLRLLDLRVLGGESIEREHTIRIKGVSLTLNTVLRPLYDAEGKVIGVFGISRDVTERSRVSPTPKAVFESYPSEAMRATMCEARSAAASDGTVLLQGESGSGKDYLARWIHDHSKRALGPYFSLNCAAISKELAESELFGHERGAFTGAHRRKRGLLELAEGGTLLLNEIGELPLSLQSKLLTFLDTRSFLRVGAEKSVSVNARIIAATNRSLDKEVEEGRFLSALFYRINVFGITVPPLRERIEDIPVLLEEIMSRLAVQLQLTHLPSIDPAFAIALTRYDWPGNVREFRNVLERSLMLSDGHRLSLTLPSGKASSEDWSQVYGFPSQERTLHDVTDEVIKSLILEALRRCEGNRRSAARTLGIARDSLYRHMKRFGIMSENRTADEDD, from the coding sequence ATGGACGAGGAACACAAAATGGATGAGGATCTGACTGCCGAATTGCAAGAGCTTCGAGGTCGTCTGAAAGAAGCCGAAGACACTTTGGATGCAATCAGCAGTGGGACCATAGACGCTATGGTCATATCTGGGCCTGATGGTCCGAACGTTTACACTCTTACGGGAGCTGACGCTGTCTATCGGACTTTCTTCGAGCAAATGGCTGAAGGGGCGCTTACAGTCAATGCTCGAGGAACCATACTTTCCTGCAACCAAAGATTTTCGATGATACTCGGATTACCTATTGAAGAGATTCTCGGCAATACTTTTCAAGGTTTTGTTGATTTTGAAGACATTGCGCCATTTGAAACCGCTCTGACTAAATCCATTAAAGACAAATGTAGAAAAGAGATTACACTAAACTGCCAACTGAACAAGGTCTTTCAGTTGAGTCTTGTCGCCCTTGCCCCTCTATCCTCATCAGTTGATGAGTTGGTTTGTGTTGTGGTTACAGATATTACTGAACGGAAGCGTGCTGAGGTAGCTTTGCGTCTCAGTGAAGAACGTTTCCGGGCATTATTCGACGGCGCCCAGGACATGATTTTCATGATGGATAGTCATCGTAAATACACGAAAGTCAACCCTGCGACGGCCAAAGTTCTTGGACTTGATGTGTCCGAAATCATTGGACACAAGCCAGAGGAGGTCTATGGCGAAGAAATCGGGAAACAGCTTCGACTGCTGGATCTCCGCGTACTCGGAGGAGAGTCCATCGAAAGAGAACACACTATCCGAATAAAGGGCGTCTCGTTGACCCTGAATACGGTCCTCAGGCCACTTTATGACGCTGAGGGCAAAGTTATCGGCGTATTCGGCATTTCTCGCGATGTGACCGAGCGCTCGAGGGTATCGCCTACCCCCAAAGCAGTTTTTGAAAGCTACCCCTCGGAAGCCATGAGGGCGACCATGTGCGAGGCCCGCTCTGCCGCCGCCAGTGACGGTACGGTTCTTCTTCAGGGGGAGAGCGGAAGCGGCAAAGACTATTTGGCGCGATGGATCCATGACCATTCGAAACGTGCGCTCGGCCCCTACTTTTCACTGAATTGCGCCGCCATATCCAAAGAATTAGCGGAATCAGAGCTTTTCGGACATGAGCGTGGCGCATTCACTGGAGCGCATAGGCGTAAACGAGGACTCCTGGAGTTGGCTGAAGGAGGTACCCTCCTTCTGAACGAAATAGGAGAACTTCCTCTCTCATTGCAGTCCAAGCTTCTTACGTTTCTGGACACAAGGTCATTCCTTCGTGTCGGCGCTGAAAAGAGCGTTTCCGTGAATGCCAGGATCATTGCAGCGACGAACAGGAGTCTTGATAAGGAGGTTGAGGAAGGCCGATTCCTGTCCGCGCTTTTCTATAGAATTAACGTTTTCGGTATAACTGTGCCACCCCTTCGTGAAAGGATCGAAGACATCCCCGTACTCCTGGAAGAGATCATGTCGAGGCTGGCGGTGCAGCTTCAACTAACTCATCTCCCGTCTATCGATCCTGCCTTCGCAATTGCGCTTACGAGGTATGACTGGCCCGGCAATGTCAGGGAGTTCCGTAATGTGCTTGAGCGCTCATTGATGCTATCCGACGGGCATCGATTGAGCTTGACGCTCCCTTCCGGTAAAGCAAGTTCGGAGGACTGGTCTCAAGTGTACGGTTTCCCGTCGCAAGAACGCACGCTTCACGATGTGACGGATGAGGTGATCAAATCCCTGATTTTGGAGGCGCTCCGACGTTGCGAAGGCAATAGAAGATCCGCAGCCCGTACGCTTGGTATAGCCCGAGATTCTCTTTATCGTCACATGAAGCGTTTTGGGATCATGAGCGAAAACCGCACCGCAGACGAGGATGATTGA